A genomic region of Arachis stenosperma cultivar V10309 chromosome 9, arast.V10309.gnm1.PFL2, whole genome shotgun sequence contains the following coding sequences:
- the LOC130949926 gene encoding ubiquitin carboxyl-terminal hydrolase 6-like codes for MADAEGSSNGGGEPPVALMEEGEKVMQMTGIYDLVAVLTHKGRSADSGHYVGWVKQENDNVIMDWLQNISEKGDKRRDKKAKFSCEKSSDDEEKEAAERASEVNFADEISEINTGLPSPTSSINY; via the exons ATGGCAGATGCAGAG GGATCTTCAAATGGAGGAGGCGAGCCACCTGTAGCTCTAATGGAAGAGG GTGAAAAAGTAATGCAGATGACTGGAATATATGATTTGGTTGCCGTATTGACCCACAAGGGTAGAAGTGCTGATTCGGGACATTATGTTGGTTGGGTCAAGCAAGAAAATG ATAATGTCATTATGGACTGGTTACAAAATATATCTGAAAAAGGAGATAAGAGGAGGGACAAAAAGGCAAAGTTTTCTTGTGAGAAAAGCAGTGatgatgaagaaaaagaagcagcaGAAAGAGCAAGTGAAGTAAATTTTGCAGATGAGATAAGTGAAATTAACACAGGACTTCCTTCACCAACTTCATCTATTAATTATTAG